The Pseudomonadota bacterium genome includes the window TGTTCAAGAATCCACGCTAACATTGAGGTTGTGGTGGTCTTGCCGTGCGTGCCCGCAACCGCGAGCACATGGCGACCCACTAATACGTTCTCCGCCAGCCACTGCGGTCCCGACAGATAAGGCAATCCGCTGTTAAGCAAGAACTCCACCGCGGGATAACCACGCGTCATCGCATTGCCGACCACCACCTGATCGATCGGGCGAGCGAACTGCGACCGCTCGTCGAGTGGATCAATGTCAATGCCCAGCTCAGCTAGCTGCGTGCTCATGGGCGGATACACGTTGGCATCCGCGCCGCTGACGGTGTGGCCCGCTTCGATGGCCAGGCGAGCCACGCCACCCATAAATGTGCCGCAGATGCCCAGGATGTGAATATGCACGATCGTTCCTTCGCGTTTAGCCGACTTCGGTCGAAGCCAAATGGTTCAGTCACGAGTATAACGCGAGCGATGGGCAGGCCAAATCGTGCTAAGCTCGGTCGCACGTTGCTGCCGCGATCACCCCATGCCAAACGCACTTATTGATACACCCCAAACACTCGACGAAGTCTGCGAACACATTCGCACGGCAACGCATGCGGCCATCGACACCGAGTTCATACGCCAGCGCACCTTTCGTCCGCAACTCTGCCTGATTCAAATCGCGGTACACGATGACATCTACTGCGTAGACCCTCTGGCGTTCGACGATTTGACCGACTTAATGACCGCGCTGAATGGCGTGGAGATTGTGATCCACTCAGCACGTCAAGACATCGAGGCACTGTTTCAGACCACCGGCACCATGCTAACGCCATTGTTCGACACTCAAGTTGCCGCCGGCCTGACGGGGCTAGGCGATCAAGTGAGTTATTCGGGACTGGTCCAGAATGTACTCGACGTGGAGCTTGACAAAGGCGAGACACGCACCAATTGGGCTCAGCGCCCACTCACCGAAGCGCAAGTGCGTTATGCCGAGGATGATGTGCGCTATCTTCTCAAGCTCCTCGCCCCGCTCAAGCAGCGCCTCATCGATACCGATCGGCTCGCCTGGCACCAGCAGGAATGCGACCAACTCGGTAATCCCGCGCTGTACTCCCACGATCCGGGCACAGCCTGGACGCGCGTCAAAGGCACACGCCCTTTGAGTCGGTCACAACGTCGTGGCATGAAGCGCCTCGCGGCGTGGCGCGAAGAGCAGGCTTGGAACAAAGACAAGCCGCGCAAATGGATTATGAGTGACGAAGACCTCGTGACGCTCGCATTGCATGAACCGGACTCACCTGAAACGCTGACGCAGCTATTGGATGCGCGGCAACGCTACTTGCGTCAGCACAGTGACGACCTGTTTGCGGTCTTACAACAGGCGCTTGATGATCCGATTGAACCGCCGTTTACCGGCAACGATCCGGAAGAAATGCGCCGCATAAAACTGTGCATGGGAACACTGCGAGAGGCCGCTCAACAAGCGGACATCAGCCCGTCGCTGTTAGGCACCCGCAAAGATGTAACACACCTTGTGCGGGGCGAACCCAGCCCACTGCTCGAATCCTGGCGATTCGAATTGATCGGGCAGTCGCTGCAGACGCTACTCGCCGACCGCTGACACCCCGTCCAGCGACGACAACGCTCGTTGCGCTCATGGCCGTACGGGGCGTCAACCACCTGTATAACGATCGGCTAGAGGGACGCGAGCCACTCGTCGTCGGATCCCTCCGCGATATCTTCGAACAAAAACGTGCTCATATACCGCTCCCCGGTATCGGGCAACATCGCCACAATCACGCTTCCTTCCGGCGCATCGTTAGCCACCTTGAGCGCGGCGCACAATGTGCCCCCAGCCGAAACGCCCACTAAGATCCCCTCACGTCGCCCCAGTTCGAGCGATGTATCGCGAGACTCGTCATCACCGACCAACACAATCGAATCGACCACCGAACGATCAAGCACAGACGGCAAAAAATCCGGCGTCCAGCCTTGGATTTTGTGCGGCTGCCATTCGTTGCCTGACAGCATAGCGGCCCCCTCCGGCTCAGTAGCCACAATCTGAATCGACGGTCGAGCTGCTTTGAGTGCCGCGCCGGCGCCACTCACCGTACCCCCAGTACCCCAACCGCTCACAAAGTAATCGAGACGTTCACCGGCAAAATCACTGAGAATCTCAGGCCCCGTCGTGCTCGCGTGGTACGCGGGATTCGCCGGATTATCAAACTGCTCAGCCCAATACCAGCCGTGCTGTTCCGCCAGTTCCCGTGCCTTTCTAACCATACCCGAGCCGCGCTCGGCGGCCGGAGTGAGAATCACCTTGGCGCCCAGCGCACGCATAATACGACGCCGTTCAACCGAGAACGATTCCGCCATAACGGCGACAAACGGGTAGCCCCTCGCTGCACACACCATAGCCAATGCAATGCCGGTGTTTCCGGAGGTGGCTTCGACCACCGTCTGTCCGGGTGTCAGCACACCTCTTGCCTCGGCGTCTTTAATGATCGCAATGGCGAGGCGATCCTTGACCGACGCCATCGGATTGAACGATTCCACCTTGACGTAAAGATCGACGTGGTCGGGCGCCATGTGATTGAGTCGGACCACCGGCGTGCGGCCAATGGTGTCGACGATGCTTGCGTATTTCATTTCTGTGCTCCCTTGCGTGAGGTTGATTCCATCCTACAGTGATCGGACGTGAAAACGGGTCAGTTAGCGGCAAACGGGGCTGGCTCAGGCGCTTTACGTTCCGGCGCGAACAGCTTTAGAAACGATCCAAACGCCAGTGCATTGCCCACTGGAAAATCAAAATCGGTTGCGAGTGCTGCCACCACATTGCGTTTGCCGCCCAATAATCGCTTAAGCGACATTTCGTCGGTGTGAACCTCAATGTCAGCTCCCTCCAACGCACTTTTTTTCACTTCGAGTACTCCTCGCCGCACCCATAACGACCACCACTGTTCCGTGTCGGTAAAAAATAGGTTTACTTTGATTTCGGTCTCCAGCACGTCCTCAGCGCGCAAGTTGACGCTCAGTGAGTCAAACAGCGTCGTCATTGGTAGTTGGGCGAGCAGCACTTCAGAGGACGTATCGAGCGGCGTGAAGCGAACGCCGTCACGCAGCTCCAGTGCGCTACTCAGATAGTACTGGCGCTCATTGGGATTGGAGGCATTCTGCCCGCGTGCGATCAACGCCCGAACGCGTGCTGACCGGGCAGCCTCGTGAGTCGGATCGAGGCGCAGCACATGATCGCTGAGCTCCAGCACCCATTGGTGTTCCCCGCGCTCATCGGCGTTGGCCAGTGCCGTCGTCAGCGCATCAAAACCACCGGCAAGCGCCTGAACGTGTTGCGCACGTTCAAGGGGTGGCAGGGGCCGCAGCGTTGAGGGGTTACCATCAAACCAACCCAAGTTACCGGCATAAACGGCTTTGACTGACCATTCGATCTTGCCATAGAGCTCTCGCAGATACGGCGACTTAGCCAAATGAGGGGGTAGTTCGATTGCGGCGACCGCTTCATCGGGCGTATAGCCCTGGTTCATGTAGCGCACGGTTTGATCGTACACAAAACGAATCGCGTCGCGATAATCCGTCAGAATCTGCAAACTGTGTTCGCGCCCTTTAATCGCACTACCGTGACTGGGCACTAACAGATCCACGGGCAGCGAGCGCGCCAGGTCTAGGCTATTCGCCCATTGCTTGACCGAGCGATGCGGCGTGCCGCGAATCGTGTAGAGATTCGGGAACGCGCGATATAAGTTGTCACCGACCGCCAGCAAGCCCATAGATTCAATCCAAACAAATAGTTGATCATTGGTTTCACCCGGCGCATGCAGAAGACGAATCTCTAGCCCCGCCACGGTCGCCAGCAACGTATCGCTGAACGTACGCGTGGGTTCGATAAAGCCAAAGTCACTCTCCTCATTAATGCGCAGACTAATCCCAATACCGTCGTTCTGTGCGCCACGATCAAGCTTCGTGCCAAACATGCGATAGGAGCGCGCGCTGATAATCGGCCGAAACTCACTCACGATACGATGCACGTAATAGGCAGTAGTCTCGTGGCCAAATACCTCGACAGGGCGGCCCGGATGCGCCAATACATCAACAAACGACTGCGCGCCAAAAACATGATCGGCGTGGTTGTGGGTATAAATAATTGCCGCGAGGGGCTTATCGCTCAACGCACGAAAGCGATTGGCGACCTCAAGGCCGGCCTCGAGCGTCTCCATCGTGTCGATCACGATTAGCCCATCGGTCCCTTCGATCAAAATGGAGTTGGCCAGCCCAAATCCCACCGCAACCCATACCCCGTCGGCCACCTGCTCGACACGCTGACGAAATTCATGCGTGAGTTCGCGCATCGCCTCATCGTCCGGCGTGTCGGCGGCAACCGGCTCGGTATCCGGGGAACCACAGCTTGTCAGGAACAACAGTAACGACAGTAACCAATAGGAGTAAGTGGTGTGCATAAACTTCGCCTTAATAATGTTTGAACGCGATTGGTTGAGCTAAAACGCCTCACAGTGCCCATTTGTGATATCGGCCACTTCCACACTGCCGTCATTGCCGACATCCAGTAAGCGTCCCTGCCAAACGGCATCATCGAACTTATACGTCATCACATGCAGCGATGACACATCATCGATTACTCGTATGCGAATGACACCCGCCTGAGCCAACGCTATACCCGACTCGGGGTGTCTATCGTCGAGCAGGATATCCCAGACCGGCGTGTGGGCGA containing:
- the cysK gene encoding cysteine synthase A, with the translated sequence MKYASIVDTIGRTPVVRLNHMAPDHVDLYVKVESFNPMASVKDRLAIAIIKDAEARGVLTPGQTVVEATSGNTGIALAMVCAARGYPFVAVMAESFSVERRRIMRALGAKVILTPAAERGSGMVRKARELAEQHGWYWAEQFDNPANPAYHASTTGPEILSDFAGERLDYFVSGWGTGGTVSGAGAALKAARPSIQIVATEPEGAAMLSGNEWQPHKIQGWTPDFLPSVLDRSVVDSIVLVGDDESRDTSLELGRREGILVGVSAGGTLCAALKVANDAPEGSVIVAMLPDTGERYMSTFLFEDIAEGSDDEWLASL
- a CDS encoding alkyl sulfatase dimerization domain-containing protein, whose product is MHTTYSYWLLSLLLFLTSCGSPDTEPVAADTPDDEAMRELTHEFRQRVEQVADGVWVAVGFGLANSILIEGTDGLIVIDTMETLEAGLEVANRFRALSDKPLAAIIYTHNHADHVFGAQSFVDVLAHPGRPVEVFGHETTAYYVHRIVSEFRPIISARSYRMFGTKLDRGAQNDGIGISLRINEESDFGFIEPTRTFSDTLLATVAGLEIRLLHAPGETNDQLFVWIESMGLLAVGDNLYRAFPNLYTIRGTPHRSVKQWANSLDLARSLPVDLLVPSHGSAIKGREHSLQILTDYRDAIRFVYDQTVRYMNQGYTPDEAVAAIELPPHLAKSPYLRELYGKIEWSVKAVYAGNLGWFDGNPSTLRPLPPLERAQHVQALAGGFDALTTALANADERGEHQWVLELSDHVLRLDPTHEAARSARVRALIARGQNASNPNERQYYLSSALELRDGVRFTPLDTSSEVLLAQLPMTTLFDSLSVNLRAEDVLETEIKVNLFFTDTEQWWSLWVRRGVLEVKKSALEGADIEVHTDEMSLKRLLGGKRNVVAALATDFDFPVGNALAFGSFLKLFAPERKAPEPAPFAAN
- the rnd gene encoding ribonuclease D, with the translated sequence MPNALIDTPQTLDEVCEHIRTATHAAIDTEFIRQRTFRPQLCLIQIAVHDDIYCVDPLAFDDLTDLMTALNGVEIVIHSARQDIEALFQTTGTMLTPLFDTQVAAGLTGLGDQVSYSGLVQNVLDVELDKGETRTNWAQRPLTEAQVRYAEDDVRYLLKLLAPLKQRLIDTDRLAWHQQECDQLGNPALYSHDPGTAWTRVKGTRPLSRSQRRGMKRLAAWREEQAWNKDKPRKWIMSDEDLVTLALHEPDSPETLTQLLDARQRYLRQHSDDLFAVLQQALDDPIEPPFTGNDPEEMRRIKLCMGTLREAAQQADISPSLLGTRKDVTHLVRGEPSPLLESWRFELIGQSLQTLLADR